Proteins encoded by one window of Phenylobacterium soli:
- a CDS encoding flavin-containing monooxygenase: MPVDTAMLDEALTVGHLPALVAAMVHVTGDRSWLKDEWRPQYVQLSRGETGLSPEVDAEIRAALRAAIIKYLEGDRKLPPGPDQATVRRMMDFVAGEPIPEAYADFAMDELSIAGASTKDPQFEQPRLKEAARKLKVLVIGAGMSGLLTGIRLSQAGVTFEIVDKNPDVGGTWYENTYPGCRVDNSNHMYSYSFEPNHKWPQHFSPQPELLKYFQGIADKYGLRKHIRFETLVEACVWDEAKDVWRVTLKGKDGKTETVETNAVVSAVGQLNRPRFPDIEGRDTFAGPAFHSAEWRHDVDLTGKKVAVIGTGASAFQFIPEIAPKVGHMTVFQRNPPWGLPVAHYHENVEEGFKWLLDNVPFYDKWYRFYLFWTTTEGFLPMVKSDPTWNGSPGAVSQANAELREMVGAYLAAQVADRPDLVGKVVPDYPIGGKRAVLDNGVWLAALKRPNVDLVTDKVVKITPKGVVTADGKEHEADVLIYGTGFQASNFLSFYKVTGKGGRELHDVWGGDARAYLGMTVPGFPNFFMIYGPNTNIVVNGSIIFFSECAVRYIIGCLKLMAEKGVAAMDVKKAVHDAFNAKVDEANKGWAWGSPHVSSWYKNQFGRVSQNWPFGLIDYWRATLAPNPDDFVLERQPEPVA; this comes from the coding sequence ATGCCCGTCGACACCGCCATGCTGGATGAAGCCCTGACCGTGGGCCACCTGCCGGCGCTGGTCGCCGCCATGGTCCATGTGACCGGCGACCGCTCGTGGCTGAAGGATGAATGGCGACCGCAATATGTGCAGCTGAGCCGGGGCGAGACCGGCCTCTCGCCGGAGGTGGACGCCGAGATCCGCGCCGCCCTGCGCGCCGCCATCATCAAGTACCTGGAAGGCGACCGGAAGCTGCCGCCCGGGCCCGACCAGGCCACCGTCCGCCGGATGATGGACTTCGTCGCCGGCGAGCCGATCCCCGAGGCCTATGCCGACTTCGCCATGGACGAGCTGTCCATCGCCGGGGCGAGCACCAAGGACCCGCAGTTCGAACAGCCCAGGCTCAAGGAGGCGGCGCGCAAGCTGAAGGTGCTGGTGATCGGCGCCGGCATGTCGGGCCTCCTGACGGGCATCCGCCTCAGCCAGGCCGGCGTGACCTTCGAGATCGTCGACAAGAACCCCGACGTGGGCGGCACCTGGTACGAGAACACCTATCCGGGCTGCCGAGTGGACAACTCGAACCACATGTACAGCTACTCGTTCGAGCCGAACCACAAGTGGCCGCAGCACTTCTCGCCGCAGCCGGAGCTCTTGAAGTACTTCCAGGGCATCGCCGACAAGTACGGGCTGCGCAAGCACATCCGCTTCGAGACCCTGGTCGAGGCCTGCGTCTGGGACGAGGCCAAGGACGTCTGGCGCGTGACGCTCAAGGGCAAGGATGGCAAGACGGAGACGGTGGAGACCAACGCCGTGGTCTCGGCCGTCGGCCAGCTCAACCGGCCGCGGTTCCCCGACATCGAGGGCCGCGACACCTTCGCCGGCCCGGCGTTCCATTCGGCCGAGTGGCGCCACGATGTCGACCTGACGGGCAAGAAGGTGGCGGTGATCGGCACCGGCGCCTCGGCCTTCCAGTTCATCCCGGAGATCGCTCCGAAAGTCGGCCACATGACCGTCTTCCAGCGCAATCCGCCGTGGGGCCTGCCGGTCGCGCACTATCACGAGAACGTCGAGGAGGGCTTCAAGTGGCTCCTCGACAACGTGCCCTTCTATGACAAGTGGTACCGCTTCTACCTGTTCTGGACGACGACCGAGGGCTTCCTGCCCATGGTCAAGTCGGACCCGACGTGGAACGGCTCGCCCGGCGCGGTGAGCCAGGCCAACGCCGAGCTGCGCGAAATGGTCGGCGCCTATCTGGCGGCCCAGGTGGCCGACCGGCCGGACCTGGTCGGCAAAGTGGTTCCGGACTATCCGATCGGCGGTAAGCGGGCGGTGCTCGACAACGGCGTCTGGCTGGCGGCGCTGAAGCGGCCGAACGTCGACCTGGTCACCGACAAGGTGGTGAAGATCACGCCCAAGGGCGTCGTCACCGCCGACGGCAAGGAGCACGAGGCCGACGTGCTGATCTACGGCACCGGCTTCCAGGCCTCCAACTTCCTGTCGTTCTACAAGGTGACGGGCAAGGGCGGGCGCGAACTGCACGACGTGTGGGGCGGCGACGCGCGCGCCTACCTCGGCATGACCGTGCCGGGCTTCCCGAACTTCTTCATGATCTACGGGCCCAACACTAACATCGTGGTCAATGGGTCGATCATCTTCTTCTCGGAGTGCGCGGTCCGTTACATCATCGGCTGCCTGAAGCTGATGGCCGAAAAGGGCGTGGCTGCGATGGACGTCAAGAAGGCCGTCCACGACGCCTTCAACGCCAAGGTGGACGAGGCCAACAAGGGCTGGGCCTGGGGCTCGCCGCACGTGTCGAGCTGGTACAAGAACCAGTTCGGCCGGGTGAGCCAGAACTGGCCGTTCGGGCTGATCGACTACTGGCGCGCGACGCTGGCGCCGAACCCGGACGACTTCGTCCTGGAACGCCAGCCGGAGCCGGTGGCTTAG
- a CDS encoding TMEM165/GDT1 family protein: MSLEPFFTSTAVVAVGEIGDKTQLLAVVLAARFRKPVPIILGILAATILNHTLAATLGYLIADFLSGMGFRLAVGAAFIAMAGWALIPDKADDDAAAATRGGVFLTTLISFFLVEIGDKTQIATSLLAARYHQIAMVAAGTTLGMMIADAPAVFLGEAATKIVPLRYVRIAAAVIFALIGVWVILAAFKIL; the protein is encoded by the coding sequence GTGAGCCTCGAACCCTTCTTCACATCGACCGCCGTGGTCGCCGTCGGCGAGATCGGCGACAAGACCCAGCTCCTCGCCGTGGTTCTGGCCGCGCGCTTCCGCAAGCCGGTGCCGATCATCCTCGGCATCCTGGCGGCGACCATCCTCAATCACACCCTGGCCGCGACCCTGGGTTACCTGATCGCCGACTTCCTGAGCGGCATGGGCTTCCGCCTGGCGGTGGGCGCGGCCTTCATCGCCATGGCCGGCTGGGCGCTGATCCCAGACAAGGCCGACGACGACGCGGCCGCGGCGACCCGGGGCGGGGTGTTCCTCACCACCCTCATCTCGTTCTTCCTGGTGGAGATCGGCGACAAGACGCAGATCGCCACGTCGCTGCTCGCGGCCCGCTACCATCAGATCGCCATGGTGGCCGCCGGCACGACGCTCGGCATGATGATCGCCGACGCGCCGGCCGTCTTCCTCGGCGAGGCGGCGACCAAGATCGTGCCGCTCCGCTATGTGCGGATCGCGGCGGCCGTGATCTTCGCCCTGATCGGGGTCTGGGTGATCCTGGCCGCCTTCAAGATCCTCTAG
- a CDS encoding NADPH-dependent FMN reductase — protein MALKLNVITVSTRPGRVGPSVAAWATEKAKAHGAFEVTAVDIAGFNLPVFDEPKHPRLKDYAHDHTKAWSASVAAADAFVFVTPEYNYFAPPSFVNAVDYLFHEWAYKVAGIVSYGGALAGARVAQMEKLMLTSMKVMTIPEGVSVPSVATHIGEDGVFKAPEFLEPSMKAMLDELAKWAGALKPLRG, from the coding sequence ATGGCCCTGAAACTGAACGTCATCACCGTCTCGACCCGGCCGGGAAGGGTAGGCCCCTCGGTCGCCGCCTGGGCGACCGAGAAGGCCAAGGCCCACGGCGCCTTCGAGGTGACCGCGGTGGACATCGCCGGGTTCAACCTGCCGGTCTTCGACGAGCCCAAGCACCCGCGGCTGAAGGACTACGCCCACGATCACACCAAGGCCTGGAGCGCGAGCGTGGCGGCGGCGGACGCCTTCGTCTTCGTGACGCCGGAGTACAACTATTTCGCGCCGCCCAGCTTCGTGAACGCGGTCGACTACCTCTTCCACGAGTGGGCCTACAAGGTCGCCGGCATCGTCTCTTACGGCGGCGCCCTGGCCGGCGCCCGCGTGGCGCAGATGGAAAAGCTCATGCTCACCAGCATGAAGGTGATGACCATCCCCGAGGGCGTCAGCGTCCCCAGCGTGGCGACCCACATCGGCGAGGACGGTGTGTTCAAGGCGCCGGAGTTCCTCGAGCCGTCGATGAAGGCGATGCTGGACGAACTCGCCAAGTGGGCCGGGGCGCTGAAGCCGCTGCGCGGCTGA
- a CDS encoding cupin domain-containing protein translates to MLKDQAKNDDTIWFLNGRLTFRRGAADGPDKVCVTEQLMAQGDSPPLHRHRREDEVFHILDGVMRFKVGDTEVVAQAGETLLAPKGVPHTFRIESPRAHFLTITVGGDFEGMVREMSRPAGEDLPPVTAPSEELKLLLTEACARNHIDIVGPPLAA, encoded by the coding sequence ATGCTGAAAGATCAAGCGAAGAACGACGATACGATCTGGTTCCTGAACGGCCGCCTCACCTTCCGCCGCGGCGCCGCCGATGGCCCGGACAAGGTCTGCGTCACCGAACAGCTGATGGCCCAGGGCGACTCCCCGCCCCTGCACCGCCACCGACGCGAGGACGAGGTGTTCCACATCCTGGACGGCGTCATGCGCTTCAAGGTCGGCGACACCGAGGTCGTGGCCCAGGCGGGCGAGACCCTGCTGGCCCCCAAGGGCGTGCCGCACACCTTCCGGATCGAGAGCCCCCGCGCCCATTTCCTGACCATCACCGTCGGCGGCGACTTCGAGGGCATGGTCCGCGAGATGTCCCGGCCGGCCGGCGAGGACCTGCCGCCGGTGACCGCGCCCAGCGAGGAGCTGAAGCTGCTCCTCACCGAGGCCTGCGCCCGCAACCACATCGACATCGTGGGCCCGCCGCTGGCGGCCTGA
- a CDS encoding LysR family transcriptional regulator: MNLAAFDLNLLRVFDALMRERSVTRAGEQIGLSQPAVSQALNRLRALLDDQLFVRRGPEMAPTPKAETLAPSIRNALALVETALLGDKAFDPGQAQRTYTILSSDFFSMLVLPEVFARMSAEAPGVRLRMVDSALGDVERLLQDDAVDMAVERPLTVAEWVSRELVFTSSFSIVAARDHAGIAAAGVAPGGTIPLDLFCALPHAIRSIDGSMSGWTDEALASVGRQRRVVLTLPQFAAVAKAVAQSELIAAIPREYADAVAAEEGLAVYEAPLTLGRPEISMYWHSRHDRNPAHIWLREHMRAATARFRI; the protein is encoded by the coding sequence ATGAATTTAGCCGCCTTCGACCTGAACCTCTTGCGCGTGTTCGACGCCCTGATGCGCGAGCGCAGCGTGACGCGCGCCGGCGAGCAGATCGGTCTCTCGCAGCCGGCGGTGAGCCAGGCGCTGAACCGGCTGCGCGCTCTGCTGGACGATCAGCTCTTCGTCCGGCGCGGGCCGGAGATGGCCCCGACGCCGAAGGCCGAGACCCTGGCGCCCTCGATCCGCAACGCCCTGGCGCTCGTCGAGACGGCGCTGCTGGGGGACAAGGCGTTCGATCCGGGCCAGGCGCAGCGGACCTACACGATCCTGTCGTCCGACTTCTTCTCCATGCTGGTGCTGCCGGAGGTGTTCGCGCGAATGTCGGCGGAGGCGCCGGGCGTGCGGCTGCGGATGGTCGACTCCGCGCTCGGCGACGTGGAGCGCCTGCTGCAGGACGACGCCGTGGACATGGCGGTCGAGCGGCCGCTGACGGTCGCCGAGTGGGTCTCACGCGAGCTGGTCTTCACCTCCTCCTTCAGCATCGTCGCAGCGAGGGATCATGCCGGCATCGCCGCGGCCGGCGTGGCGCCGGGCGGCACCATCCCGCTGGACCTCTTCTGCGCACTGCCGCACGCGATCCGCTCGATCGATGGCTCGATGTCGGGCTGGACCGACGAGGCCCTGGCCTCGGTGGGTCGGCAACGGCGCGTGGTGCTGACGCTTCCCCAGTTCGCCGCCGTGGCCAAGGCGGTGGCCCAGAGCGAGCTGATCGCGGCCATCCCCCGGGAGTACGCCGACGCCGTGGCGGCGGAGGAAGGGCTCGCGGTCTACGAGGCGCCGCTGACGCTCGGCCGCCCGGAAATCAGCATGTACTGGCACAGCCGCCACGACCGGAACCCGGCGCACATCTGGCTGCGGGAGCACATGCGGGCGGCCACGGCCCGGTTCAGGATCTGA
- a CDS encoding peptide MFS transporter, giving the protein MTAKTVADRNDRAFLGHPKGLGFLAFTEAWERFSYYGMQTLLVLYMVHQLLLPGHIEHVAGFPQFQKFLEALNHRELAGQALASAVFGLYTAMVYFTPFFGGLLADRVLGRTRTIILGGSLMALGHFLMAFDVSFLAALGCLMLGSGCFKGNIAAQVGHLYSEEDPRRADAFQIYYLGINAGVIAAPFVAGTLGEKVAWHYGFGVAGVGMLIALVIYLAGRRHLPKEPARKAVAEAQPKVPMTGRDWRVLAVLIAMLPVLAASLVPNQQIFNAYLIWAERSADLHLFGIPILTSWMISVDSIVSVSCLAGMVVFWRAWKARFPEPDELGKIIIGCAFCAAGMASLAVGSAVTPAGGKVAFGWLLLFHLFNDIGFANVLPVGLALYARSAPRAIAGSVIGLYYLHFFAANFFVGWLGGFLEKMPAAQFWLIHAGLAGGAGVAFIVFKALFGKLLTGEDDVPDEEDVAVADAVKAP; this is encoded by the coding sequence ATGACCGCGAAGACCGTGGCGGACCGGAACGACCGTGCGTTCCTGGGCCACCCGAAGGGCCTGGGCTTTCTGGCGTTCACCGAGGCCTGGGAGCGCTTTTCCTACTACGGCATGCAGACGCTGCTGGTGCTCTACATGGTGCATCAGCTCCTCCTGCCGGGGCACATCGAGCACGTCGCGGGCTTCCCGCAGTTCCAGAAATTCCTGGAGGCGCTGAACCATCGCGAGCTCGCCGGTCAGGCGCTCGCCTCCGCGGTGTTCGGCCTCTACACGGCGATGGTCTATTTCACCCCGTTCTTCGGCGGCCTGCTGGCCGACCGTGTGCTGGGGCGGACGCGGACCATCATCCTCGGCGGCAGCCTGATGGCGCTCGGCCACTTCCTGATGGCCTTCGACGTCTCGTTCCTGGCGGCCCTCGGTTGCCTGATGCTCGGCTCCGGCTGCTTCAAGGGCAACATCGCCGCCCAGGTGGGGCATCTCTATTCGGAGGAGGATCCGCGGCGGGCCGACGCCTTCCAGATCTACTATCTTGGCATCAACGCCGGGGTGATCGCGGCCCCGTTCGTGGCCGGCACCCTGGGCGAGAAGGTCGCCTGGCACTACGGTTTCGGCGTCGCCGGCGTCGGCATGCTGATCGCGCTGGTGATCTACCTGGCCGGCCGCCGCCACCTGCCTAAGGAGCCGGCGCGAAAGGCCGTCGCAGAGGCCCAGCCGAAGGTCCCGATGACCGGGCGTGACTGGCGGGTGCTGGCCGTGCTCATCGCCATGCTCCCCGTGCTGGCGGCCTCGCTGGTTCCGAACCAGCAGATCTTCAACGCCTATCTCATCTGGGCCGAGCGCAGCGCGGACCTGCACCTGTTCGGCATCCCGATCCTGACCTCCTGGATGATCTCGGTGGACTCCATCGTCTCCGTCAGCTGCCTGGCGGGGATGGTGGTGTTCTGGCGCGCCTGGAAGGCGCGGTTCCCCGAGCCGGACGAGCTCGGCAAGATCATCATCGGCTGCGCCTTCTGCGCGGCCGGCATGGCCAGTCTCGCCGTCGGGTCGGCCGTCACCCCGGCGGGCGGAAAGGTGGCGTTCGGCTGGCTGCTGCTGTTCCACCTGTTCAATGACATCGGGTTCGCCAACGTCCTTCCCGTGGGGCTGGCGCTCTATGCCCGATCGGCGCCCCGCGCCATCGCGGGCTCGGTCATCGGCCTCTACTACCTGCACTTCTTTGCGGCGAACTTCTTTGTCGGGTGGCTCGGCGGCTTCCTGGAGAAGATGCCGGCGGCCCAGTTCTGGCTGATCCATGCCGGGCTGGCCGGTGGCGCTGGCGTCGCCTTCATCGTCTTCAAGGCGCTGTTCGGGAAGCTGCTGACCGGCGAGGACGACGTGCCCGACGAGGAGGATGTCGCCGTGGCCGACGCGGTGAAGGCGCCCTGA
- a CDS encoding class I SAM-dependent methyltransferase codes for MKFWGRTQSGGGLDFDRLDPAFRGFIDAQLALYGFDRKAFCRPIAPADEMFFKAILPNYEHDTNIAAFKYVESTVRTFDAYDQVVRQVFGGFGRLESVLDFASGYGRLTRALLQKVPKERIWVSDIYAEAVAWQARTFGVHAFPSAAAPDLVQHARTHDVVWVGSMFSHLPADLFHAWLGKLWSFVGPRGVLAFSVHDETLLPERESIDPSGLSYFRFSESGSLDHDIYGMSYVTQGFVGEAISRLPGTPRHKRFFKGLYENQDLYVVAGPEADISALRVASTPMGGIERAAHLTNGDVEFSGWAIERTPGEQITGVRVHVDGAAVGVATPEGERPDVLQHFPRSANPATGWRFRLSHALAPAGAQLRLELDSTSGLKGQIFARMPDAAALTYSGWSRRALKDQATGLS; via the coding sequence ATGAAGTTCTGGGGCAGGACGCAATCCGGCGGCGGTCTCGACTTCGACCGCCTGGACCCCGCCTTCCGCGGCTTCATCGACGCCCAGCTTGCCCTCTACGGCTTCGACCGCAAGGCCTTCTGCCGGCCGATCGCGCCGGCCGACGAGATGTTCTTCAAGGCGATCCTGCCGAACTACGAGCACGACACGAACATCGCCGCCTTCAAGTACGTGGAGTCCACCGTCCGCACCTTCGACGCCTACGATCAGGTCGTGCGCCAGGTGTTCGGCGGCTTCGGCCGGCTGGAGAGCGTCCTCGACTTCGCGTCCGGCTACGGCCGCCTCACCCGCGCGCTCCTTCAGAAAGTGCCCAAGGAGCGGATCTGGGTCTCGGACATCTACGCCGAAGCGGTCGCCTGGCAGGCCAGGACCTTCGGCGTCCACGCCTTCCCCTCAGCGGCCGCGCCGGACCTCGTGCAACACGCTCGCACCCATGACGTGGTCTGGGTCGGTTCGATGTTCTCCCACCTGCCGGCCGACCTCTTCCATGCCTGGCTCGGCAAGCTCTGGAGCTTCGTCGGTCCGCGCGGGGTCCTCGCCTTCAGCGTCCACGACGAGACCCTGCTCCCGGAGCGCGAGAGCATCGACCCCAGCGGCCTCAGCTACTTCCGCTTCAGCGAGAGCGGCAGCCTAGACCACGACATTTATGGCATGAGCTATGTGACGCAAGGCTTTGTCGGCGAAGCGATTTCACGCCTTCCGGGGACGCCTCGCCACAAGCGCTTCTTCAAGGGCCTCTACGAGAACCAGGATCTCTATGTCGTGGCCGGGCCGGAAGCCGACATCTCGGCCCTGCGGGTCGCCTCCACGCCGATGGGCGGGATCGAGCGCGCCGCCCATCTCACCAATGGCGACGTGGAGTTCTCCGGCTGGGCCATCGAGCGCACGCCGGGCGAACAGATCACCGGCGTCCGCGTCCACGTCGACGGCGCCGCCGTCGGCGTCGCCACCCCTGAAGGCGAGCGGCCTGACGTGCTGCAGCATTTCCCAAGATCGGCAAACCCGGCGACGGGCTGGCGTTTCCGCCTCTCCCATGCGCTCGCCCCGGCCGGCGCCCAACTGCGCCTGGAGCTCGACAGCACCTCCGGCCTGAAGGGCCAGATTTTCGCGCGGATGCCCGATGCGGCCGCCCTCACCTATTCGGGCTGGTCGCGCCGGGCGCTGAAGGACCAGGCCACCGGGCTCTCCTAG
- a CDS encoding aldo/keto reductase, translated as MLYRPLGRTGLTVSEIGFGCASYWGKPAFDETAALRLVHRAIELGVTLFDTGASYSAGEAEPRLGRALKGRDVSGLVVATKAGTFHTGGGRIGRDFSPAAIRASAEHSLRRLGLEVLPLLQLHGPAISELSDELIAVLEGLKAQGLVRALGINSFDPSVIAHAIDMPAFDAVMVDYNVLRPERAALVARAAAAGKGVLAGMPLAMGHTGFKVAQIRGPQDLWYAARGLVRHRDEVSRGLRFAFLHRLPGMSGNQAALAYVLGDPNVSAAVIGTTRVAHLEEDVAASGMTLPSEVTERIGRAQGRQP; from the coding sequence ATGCTCTACCGCCCGCTCGGCCGGACGGGCCTGACGGTTTCCGAGATCGGCTTCGGCTGCGCCAGCTATTGGGGCAAGCCGGCTTTCGACGAGACGGCGGCCCTGCGCCTCGTGCACCGGGCCATCGAGCTGGGCGTCACCCTGTTCGACACCGGCGCAAGCTATTCGGCCGGGGAGGCCGAGCCTCGGCTCGGTCGGGCGCTGAAGGGACGTGACGTCTCGGGCCTGGTGGTGGCGACCAAAGCCGGCACCTTCCACACCGGTGGCGGGCGGATAGGGCGCGACTTCAGCCCGGCGGCGATCCGGGCGAGCGCCGAGCACAGCCTCAGGCGGCTGGGCCTCGAGGTCCTCCCGCTGCTGCAGCTCCATGGCCCGGCCATCTCGGAGCTGAGCGACGAACTCATCGCCGTGTTGGAGGGCCTGAAGGCGCAGGGACTGGTGCGGGCGCTCGGGATCAACAGCTTCGACCCGTCTGTGATCGCCCACGCGATCGACATGCCGGCCTTCGACGCGGTGATGGTCGACTACAACGTCCTGCGTCCGGAACGCGCCGCGCTCGTCGCCAGGGCCGCGGCCGCCGGCAAGGGCGTGCTCGCGGGCATGCCGCTGGCCATGGGCCACACGGGGTTCAAGGTGGCGCAAATCCGAGGCCCGCAGGACCTGTGGTACGCCGCCCGCGGCCTCGTCCGGCACCGCGACGAGGTGAGCAGGGGCCTTCGCTTTGCCTTCTTGCACCGGCTGCCCGGCATGAGCGGCAACCAGGCGGCGCTGGCCTATGTCCTCGGCGATCCCAACGTCTCCGCCGCCGTGATCGGCACAACCCGAGTTGCGCACCTGGAGGAGGACGTCGCAGCCTCCGGCATGACGCTCCCATCCGAAGTCACCGAGCGGATTGGTCGCGCCCAGGGGCGCCAACCCTGA